The Nostoc sp. 'Peltigera membranacea cyanobiont' N6 genome contains the following window.
GTGATGGCCAGAACGCGGAGAACACCTTCGAGGCTAGAAGCAGTCTGCCTGTGTAGCAAAGCCGCTAAGGTGATAATCATGCCGATTTTGGCAAATTCTGAGGGTTGTACGTTAAAGCCGGCGATATTAATCCACCTTTGTGCCCCTTTAGCACTAGTACCAGCAATCATCACAGCAATTAAGCTGAAATTCGTTAGTGAGTATGTTACCCAGTGCCACTGCATCAAGAGTTCGTAACGGATGCGAGATAAAAATAGGGCTATAAGCACGCCGATACCCGCTACCATCCAGTGCCACCACCAGTCCGTTACTGGCTGCTTCAGTTCTGTACTGAGAATCATGGTGCCACCAAAGATACTGATAGCAACTGGCAAACAAAATAGGAGCCAATCTACATGCTGCCAGGGCTTAACCCAAGACTTCCAGCGAATTTTGGGGAGCGATCGTTTTAACAACATTGTGTCAATTTAGACGTTAGCTTTAATTGTTGGGATTGGGGATTGGGAATTGGGAATTGGGAAAAAATCAACAATTATCCTTTCCCTACTTCCCCACTCCCTAATACCCAATCCTTAGTATTCCCAAGCTATAGCTCAGGAAGTAGATAGAAATTAAAATTTATAATTATGTCAGGGCCGCAACTGATACTTTACCAGCAATCGTAAGAGCGATCGCGGTTAATGCTTTTGCCGAAGCTGAATCTGGATCGCCAACAACTATGGGCACACCACTGTCACCACCAACTCGTGTGGAAATTTCTAGTGGTACGCACCCCAACAGTGGCACTCCTAATTCGGTGGCTGTTTTAGAGCCACCACCAGAACCAAAGATGTCATATTGCTTATCAGGTTGGTCGGGGGGGATAAAATAGCTCATATTTTCCACAATTCCCAATACCGGGACATTCATCTGCTGGAACATCCGCAATCCCTTGCGAGAATCTAACAGGGCTACATTTTGCGGCGTGGTGACAATTACCGCCCCTGCCATTGGCACTGCTTGAGTCAAAGTTAACTGAGCATCTCCGGTTCCCGGTGGCATATCTACAATTAAATAATCTAATTCTCCCCATTGCACTTGATAAAGAAACTGGCGAATTACACCATTGAGCATAGGCCCCCGCCAAATTACTGGTTGATCTCGGTCAATCAAAAAGCCCATTGAAACTAATTTGACACCGTGATTAAAAGCAGGTTCTAGGATGTCACCTGTTTCAGTGGAACGCACAGTAATTTGAGCATCAGCCAGACCCAGCATAGTGGGGTCATTGGGGCCGTAAATATCAGCATCTAACAAACCGACTTTCGCTCCAGTTTGAGCTAGAGCCACTGCAACATTTACCGCCACCGTACTTTTACCAACGCCACCTTTACCGCTGGAAACAGCAATAATATTTTTGACACCAGAAATACCAGTGCGGTCTGGCAAACTTTTTTGTTGCGGTGTTTCTGCGGTTACTTCTATACTGACATCTGTAACACCTGGTAGCTTTTTGACAGCTTTCTGACAGTCTTCAACGATAAATTCACGTAAAGGACAAGCAGGAGTGGTCAACACCAAAGTGAAACTAACCTTACCATCCTCAATTTTGACGTTACGAATCATATTCAGTTCCACCAGACTTTTGCGGAGTTCTGGATCTTCCACTGGTCGCAAAATTTCTAAGACAGAGCGAGAATCGAGGACATCGTACATAAAAATTCAAAATTCAAAATGAATAAATACACTTGTGGCGAACTTAGTTATCAACTGGATACTTTCTTAGGGCTTTCCAAGAAATAAATTATCCATCTTGTGGGATGGGCATCTTGCCCGTCCCACAAGAAAATTTGGGATATTTTTTTATTTGGAAGTCCCTTAAGTAAGGTCAGCTTAGTGGTTTCACTGTCAATGCCGTAATAAAATTTAGTAAATGGCATTATTACCTATATAGAATCTTAACTTTCTTTGGGCATTGGGAATTGGGCATTGGACACTTACTTGTACTGAGCGAATGCGAAGAGCGTCTCTTAGAGAAGCCGTAAAGCCTGCGGCATAGCTTCGCTTAGGGCATAGTATCTCGTAGAGAAGTATTGGGGGTTATTCTCCTTGTCCCCCTTGTTCCCCTTGCCTAAAAATCAAAACAACTGTCATTAATGGATTTTTTCTTACTAGATACCGTAGGCAATGCCGTCTTTTCCACTGCCTCGATTAAAGACCGTGCTACGCGGTCTACATAAGGACGGGATAAAGACCAAATTAAGGGGGATAACCATCCGCGGAGTGTTACAGAATAAGACAAACAAGTACCACAAACCGTTGATTCTACTTGATAAGTTATCCGTTCCTCTATCCCAGGAATCGCCAGCACTCGGATACTCAGCATCTCTTTAGGATTGACGCGCTCCACAAAGATACGGATAGGAATCGGTGAAAAGCGCGTTACTGCGTGAAAAATCAATCCTGGTTTGGGTACTAATCCGTAGGGTACGTTAGTACTCTTAAGTAGTGGATGCCAAGAAACATCTGTTAAGTCAGCGACTTTTTGCCACAATTCATCTACAGAAGCAGAACTTATCTCTCGATACGTCCGCACCAGAGAAGCGCAAAACCGACGACGTTTGCGGTGGATGAATTTGGATAACCAATCTTGCATTTTCCTAATCCTCCCCCTCTCTAGACACTTTCTGGTAACTCTGGTATTGTGGGCAACTACGCTCAGTTCTTGGAATGCCAAATGAGCGAAATAGTAAAAATTAACAAAAAAAACTCAGTCAATATACAAGCCTATACGTATTTGAGGGAAAATAACTCTAGTGATGCCTATCAATCGTATAAATGCTTAACCAGTAAGAAAAAAGCGGGTTGGGCAAATAGAGCTTGATTGTTGGCGCGTGTTTCCCCCAAATTTTAAGATAAGAAATTTGTGGCTTTCTGGAAATTGTAATTTAGGTTTGGGAATCTATGTTGACCAACTCGCAAACACCAACTCTAGCAGCAGAATCATCCAAGTCCTTGCCAGCACCTGACGCTCAGACTAGAGTCAGTCAGTTTATGAAACAACTGCAAGACGAAATTACCGAATCATTGGCAAAACTAGATGGTGTGGCTAAGTTTCATGAAGATAGTTGGGAACGCCCTGAAGGGGGTGGAGGGCGATCGCGCGTGCTGCGAGAAGGTGCAATATTTGAACAAGCAGGTGTGAATTTTTCTGAAGTTTGGGGTTCCCATTTGCCAGCCTCAATTTTGGCTCAACGCCCTGAAGCCGCAGGACATGGCTTTTATGCCACGGGAACTTCAATGGTGTTACACCCACATAATCCTTACGTGCCCACAGTTCATTTAAATTATCGCTACTTTGAAGCGGGGCCAGTTTGGTGGTTTGGTGGTGGTCTTGACTTGACACCTTATTACCCTTTTGCTGAAGATGCGGCACATCTACACAAAACATTAAAACAGGCTTGTGACAAACACCACCCAGACTATTACTCGGTGTTTAAGCCCTGGTGCGATGAATATTTCTACCTTAAGCATCGTGATGAGACACGAGGCGTAGGTGGTCTATTTTTTGATTACCAAGATGGCCAAGGTGCTTTATATCGCGGGCCAAATCCCAATGGAGACGCGGCTATGCATAGCAATCAAGTGGGAACCCCAGAAACCCGTAATTGGGAAGATTTGTTTGCCTTTGTCCAAGACTGTGGCAGAGCATTTTTACCAGCCTACCTACCCATTGTAGAACGGCGACATGGGATAGAGTATGGCGATCGCCAACGGAATTTTCAACTCTACCGCCGGGGAAGGTATGTAGAATTTAACTTGGTTTATGACAGAGGTACTATTTTTGGTCTGCAAACCAACGGACGTACCGAATCAATTCTCATGTCCCTACCGCCCTTAGTGCGCTGGGAATATGGCTATCAACCGGAACCCAATACCCCTGAAGCCGAGTTGTATGAAACCTTTCTCAAGCCTCAAGATTGGATCAACTGGACACCCAGTTAATAGTGCTGAGTTAGGAGTTAGGAGTTCTTCCCTATCTCCTTCACTCCCCACTCCCCCATTTTTAATTGCTACTCAGTACTGTTTTAGTGAGTTAAACTACTAAAGTTAAGCACTTAGCAGAAATAGGTGACAATTTTAGCTATGGCTTGTTAATCTCAAGTGACAGCATTAGACAATTCTGTGTAACTAGCTAATCTTAAAAGGAATGCCACGGGGAGGGCTTTAGTGATTCAGATAGACCAAAAAACTTATACAACCCAAGACGGAAATACCGTTATTGTCCTGACACCAGCAGGTCGTCTAGACATTACCACCGCTTGGCAATTTCGCCTGAAATTACAAGAGTGTATTTCTAAACTCAGCCGCCATGTAGTCGTGAATCTGGCTCAGGTAAATTTTATTGATAGTTCTGGTCTAACGTCTTTGGTAGCGGGGATGCGCGATGCTGATAAAGTCAAGGGCAGTTTCCGCATTTGCAATGTACATCCAGAAGCCAAACTCGTGTTTGAAGTGACGATGATGGATACTGTCTTTGAAATCTTTGAAACAGAAGAGGAAGCTCTAGAAGGCGTACCTCGTAGCATCGCTAGCTAAAAAAGGGTTAGGAGTTAAGAGTGAGGAGTTAATTGAAACTCCATAACTCGTAACTCATGAAGCATAAGTTTATCTTATTTTATACTGATTTCGCTTGGTGTAGCGATAAGGGCCCATAATCGCTCCCCAAGTTGCTTTTCCAGTTGCTGGATCGATTCCTTTGTCATAGCTGTGGAATTCTGCCGCAGTAGCTTCAAAACCCAAGGAAACATAGGCGCTATTGCCAAGATAGGTAAAGCTGCAACGACTCTCTGGTTGTGGGGTAGCGTTAAACTTATAGCGATCGCCAGCTAGTGTTTCCTGAGCTACTGTTAGGATACAACCTGGTAGTAAATCTAATTGTTCGGATGTCAGTGTGTTTAACAGAGCAGGGTTATTGCCTGCACCTCTTAATGCATCTGGATCTTGAAGCATGTAATATTGTACTTCCAGAGATGTGTCAGAGTTGCTACCCTGACGCAACCGCATAATTCTCTGGCGGTAAGGTTTATCTAGGTTAATCGCGTTAGCTTGTTCGGCAAACAGGGTGATGCTATCTTCTGTGAACAAATTCACTGGTCTTTGCCACATTCGGAGATGGACATACCAAACTGGTTCGCCTATAGCTTGTTCCTGATTATCAAATTCACCTGCTAGGTACTCACCTAAAGCAATTAACTGTGGCGAGAAGTTCATAAATGCGATAAATAAATCATTATAGATAAAAATTTGTGGCTAGTTTTTTTAGAGGAAAGGGTCTTATCCCCTATGCCTACTAGCTTATAAAATACTTTTGATTTGTTTATATTGTAAATGAAACCGTCACCAGTCAAAAGCTAAACTTGGCAAAGTAGCCTTTAAGCGTGAAAATAAAGATACGTCGCCCTTAACATTTTCTTTGTGAATAACGTCCGTACTGTCTCTGATACAAAACGAACTTTTTACAATCTTCACACCCGTCCGATTAACACTATTTATCGTCGGGTCGTAGAAGAATTGATGGTAGAAATGCATCTACTGTCAGTAAATATCGATTTTAGCTACAATCCAATTTATGCCTTGGGCGTCGTCACGACTTTTGACCGCTTCATGCAAGGCTATCAACCAGAACGAGATCGAGAATCGATTTTTAATGCCCTATGTCGGGCTATAGAACAAGATCCGCAACACTATCGACAGGATGCGGAAAGATTGCAAGCTGTAGCTAAAGGTTTGCCAGTTAAAGATTTAATTGGGTGGCTAGGCCAAACTACTTACTTAGATCGAGATGCTGACCTGCAAACACAACTGCAAGCGATCGCCAATAATCCTAACTTTAAATACAGCCGTTTGTTCGCAATTGGTGTATTTTCGTTATTGGAACAGTCAGATCCCGAATTAGTCAAAGACGAAAAGCAACTCACCGAGGCGTTAAAAGCGATCGCGGCTGGCTTGCAAGTATCTGAGGACAAACTCAACAAGGATTTGGAGTTATACCGTTCTAACCTAGACAAGATGGCGCAAGCCCTAGTGGTGATGGCAGATATGCTCTCAGCCGATCGCAAAAAACGCGAACAACGTAAACAACAATCAGCTACCCCCGTTGCTCCCCCAAGTTCAAACGAATAGTTAGGAGATGTTAGTTAGGAGTGATGAGTTCTTAATAACTCCTAACTCCTGACTCCTCACTATTAATTTTAAACACCCAATAATTTGTAGATTAAGCTGTTAATTATAGTCAGCGTAAATGCCCCAATAACAGCACTCCAAATCCCATAACGTAAGCGAAATCCCTCAACTAACCAAGCCGCAATACTAAAACAAACTACGGCAATCATAAATGTGAAAATGCTTGATAGTAAGTCCAATGTGAGTAAATTGGGGACTGCAAAAATGAGGTTTAAAATCGGTCTGACTATTGCCGTCACGATACCAAGCACTGCGGCAGAAAGGAAGGCTTTACCAGGAGTATCAATTTCAACTCCTAAAGGTAATTTACTAATTATCAACAGGCTGATAGCTGTTACTAGCCAAACAATTAAAAGCGTAACGATATTCATGCCACAATCCCTGAAATGTGAATGGCAATTGGTGATAAATTACTTCAGTTTATCGGTGTAAAAATCTTTAAAGCTCAACCAATTATTTGTAAATTAGCAGAAGTTTCATCGCTAACCGAATTTTGTTTTAGATATCTTTAGGATTGAGAAAAAGCTTCAGAGGGAATAAGGAAGAAGCAGGAGAGCAAGGAAACAGCGGGCAGAAGGGAAAAAAGTAATTTTTAATTTTTTCCCTTGTACCCAGCAACAACTGCTCCTCTGCCCTTTGTGCCCAATCCCCCATACTTCCTATTTCATCTTTTCAGAGGAGGTTGGGTTTGTTTGGGTGCTACAGGCACTTTGGATGCTGGTGGGTTGGAAATACCAGGATTGATAGGACTGATACCTTGTCCAGTTGGAGGCTGACTTAGGCCAGGTAAGGGTACAGAATTAGGTGCTAAAGGAAATTTAGGGCTAAGATTGCCTTCAGGATTGATGCCTGGAACTGTTCCTGTACCAGGATTGATTGGGAAAGAGGGAATATTAGGCTGGTTGAGTGAGTTTGTGGGTAGTTGAGATGGGCCAGGAATAATTCCCAAAGAAACGCGATCGCCTCCTACTTGCCGTAACAAATCCAATGTCTCAATCACATCATTATAAGTTGCTGTCCGCGAAGCATTCAGCACCACAACAGCACTGGGGTTTGCTTGGAGATACTGTTTTAACCTCGCCCCCAAATCGTCGCGTTTTACAGGCTGTTTTTCTATGTAAGTATTGCCGACGGCATCGATAGTTACAATCAAACTTCCACCCTGTGATGTTATTCCAGATACTGTACTAGGGCTGGCTTTGGGCAAATCAACATTTATTGCTTGTTGCCGCGTAAATTGTAATGCTGCTAATAAAAAAAACGTCAGTATACAAAAAACAACATCAATTAAAGGAATGATTTGAATTTGGACTTCTTCAATTGGGGTATGTAGATTAACTTTCATTTTCTCAATTTAAACA
Protein-coding sequences here:
- a CDS encoding Mrp/NBP35 family ATP-binding protein; this translates as MYDVLDSRSVLEILRPVEDPELRKSLVELNMIRNVKIEDGKVSFTLVLTTPACPLREFIVEDCQKAVKKLPGVTDVSIEVTAETPQQKSLPDRTGISGVKNIIAVSSGKGGVGKSTVAVNVAVALAQTGAKVGLLDADIYGPNDPTMLGLADAQITVRSTETGDILEPAFNHGVKLVSMGFLIDRDQPVIWRGPMLNGVIRQFLYQVQWGELDYLIVDMPPGTGDAQLTLTQAVPMAGAVIVTTPQNVALLDSRKGLRMFQQMNVPVLGIVENMSYFIPPDQPDKQYDIFGSGGGSKTATELGVPLLGCVPLEISTRVGGDSGVPIVVGDPDSASAKALTAIALTIAGKVSVAALT
- a CDS encoding ExbD/TolR family protein, giving the protein MKVNLHTPIEEVQIQIIPLIDVVFCILTFFLLAALQFTRQQAINVDLPKASPSTVSGITSQGGSLIVTIDAVGNTYIEKQPVKRDDLGARLKQYLQANPSAVVVLNASRTATYNDVIETLDLLRQVGGDRVSLGIIPGPSQLPTNSLNQPNIPSFPINPGTGTVPGINPEGNLSPKFPLAPNSVPLPGLSQPPTGQGISPINPGISNPPASKVPVAPKQTQPPLKR
- a CDS encoding phage holin family protein, encoding MNIVTLLIVWLVTAISLLIISKLPLGVEIDTPGKAFLSAAVLGIVTAIVRPILNLIFAVPNLLTLDLLSSIFTFMIAVVCFSIAAWLVEGFRLRYGIWSAVIGAFTLTIINSLIYKLLGV
- the hemF gene encoding oxygen-dependent coproporphyrinogen oxidase translates to MLTNSQTPTLAAESSKSLPAPDAQTRVSQFMKQLQDEITESLAKLDGVAKFHEDSWERPEGGGGRSRVLREGAIFEQAGVNFSEVWGSHLPASILAQRPEAAGHGFYATGTSMVLHPHNPYVPTVHLNYRYFEAGPVWWFGGGLDLTPYYPFAEDAAHLHKTLKQACDKHHPDYYSVFKPWCDEYFYLKHRDETRGVGGLFFDYQDGQGALYRGPNPNGDAAMHSNQVGTPETRNWEDLFAFVQDCGRAFLPAYLPIVERRHGIEYGDRQRNFQLYRRGRYVEFNLVYDRGTIFGLQTNGRTESILMSLPPLVRWEYGYQPEPNTPEAELYETFLKPQDWINWTPS
- a CDS encoding STAS domain-containing protein, with translation MIQIDQKTYTTQDGNTVIVLTPAGRLDITTAWQFRLKLQECISKLSRHVVVNLAQVNFIDSSGLTSLVAGMRDADKVKGSFRICNVHPEAKLVFEVTMMDTVFEIFETEEEALEGVPRSIAS
- the psb29 gene encoding photosystem II biogenesis protein Psp29, producing the protein MNNVRTVSDTKRTFYNLHTRPINTIYRRVVEELMVEMHLLSVNIDFSYNPIYALGVVTTFDRFMQGYQPERDRESIFNALCRAIEQDPQHYRQDAERLQAVAKGLPVKDLIGWLGQTTYLDRDADLQTQLQAIANNPNFKYSRLFAIGVFSLLEQSDPELVKDEKQLTEALKAIAAGLQVSEDKLNKDLELYRSNLDKMAQALVVMADMLSADRKKREQRKQQSATPVAPPSSNE
- a CDS encoding polyketide cyclase / dehydrase and lipid transport: MQDWLSKFIHRKRRRFCASLVRTYREISSASVDELWQKVADLTDVSWHPLLKSTNVPYGLVPKPGLIFHAVTRFSPIPIRIFVERVNPKEMLSIRVLAIPGIEERITYQVESTVCGTCLSYSVTLRGWLSPLIWSLSRPYVDRVARSLIEAVEKTALPTVSSKKKSINDSCFDF
- a CDS encoding chromophore lyase CpcT/CpeT gives rise to the protein MNFSPQLIALGEYLAGEFDNQEQAIGEPVWYVHLRMWQRPVNLFTEDSITLFAEQANAINLDKPYRQRIMRLRQGSNSDTSLEVQYYMLQDPDALRGAGNNPALLNTLTSEQLDLLPGCILTVAQETLAGDRYKFNATPQPESRCSFTYLGNSAYVSLGFEATAAEFHSYDKGIDPATGKATWGAIMGPYRYTKRNQYKIR